One window of Ralstonia pickettii DTP0602 genomic DNA carries:
- a CDS encoding ATP-binding protein (involved in the transport of lipid A across the inner membrane~K11085: msbA; ATP-binding cassette, subfamily B, bacterial MsbA [EC:3.6.3.-]), with protein MSSQMASESQSMARRLWSYLRPELRVFVGAILAMAVVAGSEGVIPKVVNDLLDKGFGGGYAGTLWHVPAILTGVALIRGVAQFASGYLLNLISNRVLLKMRMQMFERLLHAPAGFFHRNTAASLINAVIFEVNQVLQILTSVFITLVRDSLTVVALLIYLFYTNWRLTLIVAVILPVIGYLMSKINRRLRKLNRDHQTYTNNAAYVVEEAVGGFKVVKLHGGESYELSRFRIVAERLKNYSMRMAVAGGLNQPVTAFLAALALSVIITIAMVQAQGNQTTVGGFTGFVMAMLLLISPLKHLTDINQPLTRGITAAEMIFRLIDEPVEPQHGGKPLGRARGELALENVGFRYGEAPRAALDGINLRVSPGEVVALVGPSGSGKTTLVNLVPRFFDPTDGQILLDGMPLPELALKDLRNQIAFVSQDVVLFNDTVAANVAYGAQSEGEIDMARVERALAAAYLTETVKGLPEGVNTNIGDNGMKLSGGQRQRLAIARALYKDAPILILDEATSALDSESERQVQAALEELMKGRTTLVIAHRLSTIENADRIAVLDHGRLAEQGTHEQLLAANGLYAGLHRIQFATQ; from the coding sequence TTGTCCAGTCAAATGGCATCAGAGTCGCAGTCCATGGCGCGGCGGCTCTGGTCTTACCTGCGCCCCGAGCTTCGCGTCTTTGTCGGCGCCATCCTTGCGATGGCGGTGGTCGCGGGCAGCGAAGGGGTGATCCCCAAGGTCGTCAATGACCTGCTCGACAAAGGCTTCGGTGGCGGCTACGCCGGCACGCTGTGGCATGTGCCCGCCATCCTGACCGGCGTGGCGCTGATCCGGGGTGTGGCGCAGTTTGCTTCCGGCTACCTGCTGAACCTGATCTCGAACCGCGTGCTGCTGAAGATGCGCATGCAGATGTTCGAGCGCCTGTTGCATGCGCCCGCGGGGTTCTTCCACCGCAATACCGCGGCATCGCTGATCAATGCGGTGATCTTCGAGGTCAACCAGGTGCTGCAGATCCTGACCAGCGTGTTCATCACGCTGGTGCGTGACTCGCTGACTGTGGTGGCACTGCTGATCTACCTGTTCTATACGAACTGGCGCCTGACGCTGATCGTCGCGGTGATCCTGCCGGTGATCGGCTACCTGATGTCCAAGATCAACCGCAGGCTGCGCAAACTCAATCGCGATCACCAGACCTACACCAACAACGCGGCCTATGTCGTGGAAGAGGCGGTGGGCGGCTTCAAGGTGGTCAAGCTGCACGGCGGCGAGTCGTATGAGCTGTCGCGCTTCCGCATCGTGGCCGAGCGGCTGAAGAACTACTCGATGCGCATGGCGGTGGCCGGCGGGCTGAACCAGCCGGTCACGGCCTTCCTGGCCGCGCTGGCGCTGTCGGTCATCATCACCATTGCGATGGTGCAGGCACAGGGCAACCAGACCACGGTGGGCGGCTTCACCGGCTTCGTGATGGCGATGCTGCTGCTGATCTCGCCGCTCAAGCACCTGACCGACATCAACCAGCCGCTGACGCGGGGCATCACCGCGGCCGAGATGATCTTCCGGCTGATCGACGAGCCGGTCGAGCCGCAGCACGGCGGCAAGCCGCTGGGCCGCGCCCGTGGCGAACTGGCGTTGGAGAACGTCGGCTTCCGCTATGGCGAGGCGCCGCGCGCTGCGCTGGACGGCATCAACCTGCGCGTCAGCCCGGGCGAGGTGGTGGCGCTGGTGGGCCCGTCGGGCAGCGGCAAGACCACGCTGGTCAACCTGGTGCCGCGCTTCTTCGATCCCACCGACGGGCAGATCCTGCTGGACGGCATGCCGCTGCCCGAGCTGGCGCTGAAGGACCTGCGCAATCAGATCGCCTTCGTCAGCCAGGACGTGGTGCTGTTCAACGACACCGTGGCCGCCAATGTGGCGTATGGTGCGCAGTCCGAAGGCGAGATCGACATGGCGCGCGTCGAGCGCGCGCTGGCGGCCGCCTACCTGACCGAGACCGTCAAGGGCTTGCCGGAGGGTGTCAACACCAATATCGGCGACAACGGCATGAAGCTGTCCGGCGGCCAGCGCCAGCGTCTGGCGATTGCCCGCGCGCTGTACAAGGATGCGCCGATCCTGATCCTGGACGAGGCCACTTCGGCGCTGGATTCGGAATCTGAGCGCCAGGTGCAGGCAGCGCTGGAAGAACTGATGAAGGGCCGGACCACGCTGGTGATCGCGCACCGGCTGTCGACCATCGAGAACGCCGACCGCATTGCCGTGCTGGACCACGGCCGGCTGGCGGAGCAGGGCACGCACGAGCAACTGCTGGCAGCCAACGGCCTCTATGCCGGGCTGCACCGGATCCAGTTCGCGACCCAGTAA
- a CDS encoding ADP-heptose--LPS heptosyltransferase (K02841: waaC, rfaC; heptosyltransferase I [EC:2.4.-.-]) — MKRILIVKLTSLGDMVFTQPLVADLQRAFPGVKIDWIADSYCADVPRWNPNIDRVIAAPLRGFKKLRNWAGLRAIFSALRELRREKYDAVLDVHGVYKSAIVSFLARTRHRYGYPVEELGESGARFAYNHVFQPYIEEDCARQRMRRAVSRAFGYELTKEMDYGLEMPGDTPAPAAKGPYAMLFHATSSEEKKWPVADWINVGSAISARGLRVLVPWGNEAERKEAETIAASVPGAEVMPRLSITGVAQMVGQASLVVGMDTGFVHIADALRRPTVILFTTTSRHLYGVTAPGRAVSLGGHGDVPTRAEVLAAIDEVMSVQPPVASQN; from the coding sequence ATGAAACGCATTCTCATCGTCAAGCTGACATCCCTGGGCGACATGGTTTTCACCCAGCCGCTGGTCGCGGACCTGCAGCGGGCTTTTCCCGGCGTGAAGATCGACTGGATTGCCGACTCCTATTGTGCCGATGTGCCGCGCTGGAACCCGAATATCGACCGGGTGATCGCCGCGCCGCTGCGCGGCTTCAAGAAGTTGCGCAACTGGGCAGGCTTGCGCGCGATCTTCAGCGCGCTGCGCGAGTTGCGCCGCGAGAAATACGATGCCGTGCTCGACGTCCACGGCGTCTACAAGAGCGCCATCGTCTCGTTCCTGGCCCGTACGCGGCATCGCTATGGCTACCCCGTGGAAGAACTGGGCGAGAGCGGCGCGCGCTTTGCCTACAACCATGTGTTTCAGCCGTATATCGAAGAAGATTGCGCACGGCAGCGGATGCGCCGCGCCGTAAGCCGCGCCTTCGGCTACGAACTCACAAAAGAAATGGACTACGGGCTCGAGATGCCCGGGGACACGCCGGCGCCGGCCGCCAAGGGGCCGTATGCGATGCTGTTCCATGCCACCTCGAGCGAAGAGAAGAAGTGGCCAGTAGCCGACTGGATCAACGTGGGCAGCGCGATCTCCGCGCGCGGGTTACGTGTGCTGGTGCCGTGGGGCAATGAGGCCGAGCGCAAGGAGGCCGAGACCATCGCCGCCAGCGTGCCCGGTGCCGAAGTGATGCCGCGGCTGAGCATCACCGGCGTGGCGCAGATGGTGGGCCAAGCCTCGCTGGTGGTCGGCATGGATACCGGCTTCGTGCATATCGCCGACGCGCTGCGCCGCCCGACCGTGATCCTGTTCACGACCACCTCGCGCCACCTGTATGGTGTCACTGCGCCGGGACGCGCAGTGTCGCTGGGCGGCCACGGGGACGTGCCGACGCGGGCCGAAGTGCTGGCCGCCATCGACGAAGTCATGTCCGTGCAGCCGCCCGTGGCTTCGCAGAACTGA
- a CDS encoding alkylhydroperoxidase, translating to MPDPAFPISRYPVPAVANLPDDIRARILEVQEKAGFVPNVFLALAHRPDEFRAFFAYHDALMLKEGGLTKGEREMIVVATSGANQCLYCVVAHGAILRIYEKKPLVADQVAVNYLKADIPPRQRAMLDFAMKVCKASHEVDEADFAALREHGFSDEDAWDIAAITAFFGLSNRMANSISMRPNDEFYLMGRVPKAK from the coding sequence ATGCCCGACCCGGCATTCCCCATCAGCCGCTACCCCGTCCCGGCCGTCGCCAACCTGCCCGACGACATCCGCGCCCGCATCCTCGAAGTCCAGGAAAAAGCCGGCTTCGTCCCCAACGTCTTCCTCGCGCTGGCGCACCGCCCGGATGAATTCCGCGCCTTCTTCGCCTATCACGACGCGCTGATGCTCAAGGAGGGCGGGCTGACCAAGGGCGAGCGCGAGATGATCGTGGTGGCGACCTCGGGCGCCAACCAGTGCCTGTATTGCGTGGTGGCGCATGGCGCGATCCTGCGCATCTACGAGAAGAAGCCGCTGGTGGCCGACCAGGTGGCGGTGAACTACCTGAAGGCGGACATCCCGCCGCGCCAGCGCGCGATGCTCGACTTTGCGATGAAGGTGTGTAAGGCGTCGCATGAAGTCGACGAGGCGGACTTTGCGGCGCTGCGCGAGCACGGCTTCTCTGACGAGGACGCCTGGGACATCGCCGCCATCACCGCGTTCTTCGGCCTGTCGAACCGGATGGCCAACTCCATCAGCATGCGCCCGAACGACGAGTTCTACCTGATGGGGCGGGTGCCGAAAGCGAAATAG
- a CDS encoding ribonuclease (K08301: rng, cafA; ribonuclease G [EC:3.1.26.-]): protein MTEDILVNITPQETRVAIVQQAAVQELHVERTLTRGLVGNIYLGKVVRVLPGMQSAFIDIGLERAAFLHVADIWHPRDADRNGTTPQLAIEKTLFEGQALMVQVIKDPIGTKGARLSTQVSIAGRTLVYLPQDPHIGISQRIEGEVDREALRSRVQGLVPTDERGGFIVRTIAEEATDEELGNDIAYLRKIWGAIRQNATTQPAPTLLYQDLNLAQRVLRDFINDATGVIQIDSRENYQMLVEFAKEYTPAVLPRLSHYTGERPIFDLFNIDAEIEKALSRRVDLKSGGYLMIDQTEAMTTIDVNTGGYVGARNFDDTIFKTNLEAAHTIARQLRLRNLGGIIIIDFIDMENVEHRDAVLSELKRALSRDRTRITVNSFSQLGLVEMTRKRTRESLAHVLCEQCPVCQGKGQVKTPRTVCYDILREIMRESRQFNPREFRILASQEVIDLFLEEESQHLAMLGDFIGKPISLQVESTFHQEQYDIILM, encoded by the coding sequence ATGACTGAAGACATCCTCGTCAACATCACGCCCCAAGAGACGCGCGTTGCCATCGTGCAGCAGGCCGCCGTCCAGGAACTACATGTCGAACGCACGCTCACGCGCGGGCTGGTCGGCAATATCTACCTGGGCAAGGTCGTGCGCGTGCTGCCCGGCATGCAGTCGGCCTTTATCGACATCGGCCTGGAGCGCGCCGCCTTCCTGCACGTGGCCGACATCTGGCATCCGCGCGACGCCGACCGCAATGGCACCACGCCGCAACTGGCGATCGAGAAGACCCTGTTCGAAGGCCAGGCGCTGATGGTGCAGGTGATCAAGGACCCGATCGGCACCAAGGGCGCGCGCCTGTCCACGCAGGTGAGCATTGCCGGGCGCACGCTGGTGTACCTGCCGCAGGATCCGCATATCGGCATCTCGCAGCGCATCGAAGGCGAAGTGGACCGCGAGGCGCTGCGCAGCCGCGTGCAGGGCCTGGTGCCCACCGACGAGCGCGGCGGCTTTATCGTCCGCACCATCGCCGAGGAAGCGACCGACGAGGAACTTGGCAACGACATCGCCTACCTGCGCAAGATCTGGGGCGCGATCCGCCAGAACGCCACCACGCAGCCCGCACCCACCCTGCTCTACCAGGACCTGAACCTGGCGCAACGCGTGCTGCGCGACTTCATCAACGACGCCACCGGCGTGATCCAGATCGACTCGCGCGAGAACTACCAGATGCTGGTGGAGTTCGCCAAGGAATACACGCCGGCGGTGCTGCCGCGGCTGTCGCACTACACCGGCGAGCGCCCGATCTTCGACCTGTTCAATATCGACGCGGAGATCGAGAAGGCGCTGTCGCGCCGGGTCGACCTGAAGTCAGGCGGCTACCTGATGATCGACCAGACCGAGGCGATGACGACCATCGACGTCAACACCGGCGGCTACGTGGGCGCGCGCAACTTCGACGACACCATCTTCAAGACCAACCTGGAGGCAGCCCACACCATCGCGCGGCAGCTGCGGCTGCGCAACCTCGGCGGCATCATCATCATCGACTTCATCGACATGGAGAATGTCGAGCACCGCGACGCGGTGCTGTCTGAACTGAAGCGCGCGCTGTCGCGCGACCGCACCCGGATCACGGTCAACAGCTTCTCGCAGCTCGGGCTGGTGGAGATGACGCGCAAGCGCACGCGCGAATCGCTGGCGCACGTATTGTGCGAACAATGCCCGGTATGCCAGGGCAAGGGGCAGGTCAAGACGCCGCGCACGGTCTGCTACGACATCCTGCGCGAGATCATGCGCGAATCGCGCCAGTTCAATCCGCGCGAGTTCCGCATCCTGGCCTCGCAGGAAGTCATCGACCTGTTCCTGGAAGAAGAAAGCCAGCACCTGGCCATGCTCGGTGACTTTATCGGCAAGCCGATCTCTCTGCAGGTGGAATCGACCTTCCACCAGGAACAGTACGACATCATCCTGATGTGA
- a CDS encoding septum formation protein Maf (Maf; overexpression in Bacillus subtilis inhibits septation in the dividing cell~K06287: maf; septum formation protein) — translation MPIPPPGFTGGIFAPAMHDYLYLASQSPRRRELLTQLGVRYELLLADDDEDAEALEVVLPGETPDDYVQRVCALKAEAALRRRERRALPDAPVLTSDTTVCLGGRILGKPADDADAAAMLDSLSGTTHRVLTAVTVVSTTGMCHALSVSEVSFRLMQPAEIERYVASGEPLGKAGAYGIQGRAAEFVERIAGSYSGIMGLPLFETAALLRQARLQF, via the coding sequence ATGCCGATTCCGCCGCCCGGTTTCACGGGCGGGATCTTCGCCCCCGCGATGCACGACTACCTCTACCTCGCCTCCCAGAGCCCGCGCCGCCGCGAATTGCTGACCCAGCTCGGCGTGCGCTATGAACTGCTGCTTGCCGATGACGACGAGGACGCTGAAGCGCTCGAAGTCGTGCTGCCCGGCGAGACCCCCGACGATTACGTGCAGCGCGTGTGCGCGCTGAAGGCCGAAGCCGCGCTGCGCCGACGCGAGCGCCGGGCACTGCCCGACGCGCCGGTGCTGACCTCCGACACCACGGTGTGCCTGGGCGGCCGCATCCTGGGCAAGCCTGCCGACGACGCCGACGCCGCGGCCATGCTTGACTCGCTGTCAGGTACCACGCACCGCGTGCTGACCGCCGTGACGGTGGTATCGACCACCGGGATGTGCCATGCACTGTCGGTTTCCGAAGTCAGCTTCCGCCTGATGCAGCCCGCCGAGATCGAGCGCTATGTCGCCAGCGGCGAGCCGCTCGGCAAGGCCGGCGCCTACGGCATCCAGGGCCGCGCGGCCGAGTTCGTCGAGCGGATCGCGGGCAGCTATTCAGGTATCATGGGCTTGCCTTTGTTTGAGACGGCGGCGTTACTTCGCCAGGCCCGCCTGCAATTCTGA
- a CDS encoding 50S rRNA methyltransferase (K00783: rlmH; 23S rRNA (pseudouridine1915-N3)-methyltransferase [EC:2.1.1.177]), whose translation MQLVIVAVGHKMPGWIETGFSEYAKRMPPELRIELREVKPETRSSSNNAATVMQREAARIETVLGSLSKQCRIVALDERGRDFTTVQLAAQLTDWQREGGDVAFLIGGADGLDPALKARASTLIRLSSLTLPHGMVRVLLAEQLYRAWSVTQNHPYHRA comes from the coding sequence ATGCAACTGGTGATCGTGGCCGTCGGCCACAAGATGCCCGGCTGGATCGAAACCGGCTTCAGCGAGTATGCCAAGCGCATGCCGCCCGAGTTGCGCATCGAACTGCGCGAGGTCAAGCCGGAAACCCGCTCCTCCAGCAACAACGCCGCCACGGTGATGCAGCGCGAAGCCGCGCGGATCGAGACGGTGCTGGGCTCGCTGTCGAAGCAGTGCCGCATCGTCGCGCTGGACGAGCGCGGCCGTGACTTCACCACCGTGCAACTGGCTGCGCAACTGACCGACTGGCAGCGCGAGGGTGGCGACGTCGCCTTCCTGATCGGCGGCGCCGACGGGCTCGACCCGGCGCTGAAGGCGCGCGCCAGCACCCTGATCCGCCTGTCCAGCCTGACGCTGCCGCACGGCATGGTGCGCGTGCTGCTGGCCGAGCAGCTGTACCGGGCCTGGTCGGTCACGCAGAACCATCCTTACCACCGGGCCTGA
- a CDS encoding iojap family protein (K09710: ybeB; ribosome-associated protein) — translation MDIRKLQRAIVDGLEDVKAQDIKVYDTSHLTELFDRVVIASGTSNRQTKALAASVRDTVKEAGGHIVAVEGLETGEWVLVDCGDAVVHILQPQLRMYYNLEEIWGDKPVRMKLATGARGLAKASEPMEEDEDDVPAVRGTRRASSLRPALARLPEGMKEPSPPMGHEDTDPDAIATIRKPARKTATKTTATKTATKTPAKTTGTHAAAPRKTAAGTTARKTATKTATKTATKAAASKSAAAKPAARKRTTRSA, via the coding sequence ATGGATATTCGTAAACTGCAACGCGCCATCGTCGACGGCCTCGAGGATGTCAAAGCGCAGGACATCAAGGTGTACGACACCAGCCACCTGACCGAGCTGTTCGACCGGGTGGTGATTGCCAGCGGGACGTCCAATCGCCAGACCAAGGCGCTGGCAGCTTCGGTGCGGGATACGGTCAAGGAAGCCGGCGGCCATATCGTGGCGGTCGAGGGACTGGAAACCGGCGAATGGGTGCTGGTCGATTGCGGCGACGCCGTGGTCCACATCCTGCAACCCCAGTTGCGCATGTACTACAACCTGGAAGAGATCTGGGGCGACAAGCCGGTGCGCATGAAGCTCGCCACCGGTGCCCGCGGCCTGGCCAAGGCCAGCGAGCCGATGGAAGAAGACGAGGACGACGTCCCCGCCGTGCGCGGCACGCGCCGCGCCAGCAGCCTGCGCCCGGCGCTGGCCCGCCTGCCGGAAGGCATGAAGGAGCCGTCGCCGCCGATGGGCCACGAGGACACCGACCCGGACGCGATCGCCACCATCCGCAAACCGGCCCGCAAGACCGCCACCAAGACCACGGCAACCAAGACGGCCACCAAGACCCCCGCCAAGACGACCGGCACCCACGCCGCGGCACCGCGCAAGACCGCCGCCGGCACCACGGCACGCAAGACCGCCACCAAGACGGCTACCAAGACCGCAACGAAGGCTGCAGCCAGCAAGTCCGCCGCAGCCAAGCCGGCGGCCCGCAAGCGCACCACCCGCTCGGCCTGA
- a CDS encoding nicotinic acid mononucleotide adenylyltransferase (K00969: nadD; nicotinate-nucleotide adenylyltransferase [EC:2.7.7.18]), with the protein MANPAQHRKPAADAGEPPHPSRPYRLGILGGTFDPPHVGHLALARLCTEHLDLDELVWIPTGQSWQKGADVTPAADRLAMTELAAAALADGGAKVRVSRMEVDRAGPSYTIDTVRQLRAEYGPEASLCWLMGADQLLRLHTWHGWQELFAHVHLCTATRPRFELAALEGPVLEALAERQADTHLIQCTPSGRMWIDQTLAVDLSSTHLRQRLATGQPADDQLPPGVAHYIASHGLYRDVPART; encoded by the coding sequence ATGGCCAATCCTGCGCAACACCGCAAGCCCGCCGCCGACGCGGGCGAACCGCCGCACCCCTCCCGTCCCTACCGCCTCGGTATCCTCGGCGGCACTTTCGATCCGCCCCATGTCGGCCACCTGGCGCTGGCACGGCTGTGCACCGAGCACCTGGACCTGGACGAACTGGTGTGGATTCCCACCGGCCAGTCCTGGCAGAAAGGCGCCGACGTGACGCCCGCCGCCGATCGCCTGGCCATGACCGAACTGGCCGCCGCCGCGCTGGCGGACGGCGGCGCGAAGGTCCGCGTGAGCCGCATGGAAGTGGACCGCGCCGGCCCCAGCTACACCATCGACACCGTGCGCCAGCTACGGGCCGAATACGGCCCCGAGGCCTCGCTGTGCTGGCTGATGGGCGCCGACCAGTTGCTGCGCCTGCACACCTGGCACGGCTGGCAGGAACTGTTCGCACATGTGCACCTGTGCACCGCCACGCGCCCGCGCTTCGAGCTGGCCGCGCTGGAGGGCCCGGTGCTGGAAGCGCTGGCCGAGCGCCAGGCCGACACACACCTGATACAATGCACGCCCTCCGGCCGGATGTGGATCGACCAGACGCTCGCCGTCGACCTGTCTTCCACCCATCTGCGCCAGCGCCTGGCAACCGGCCAGCCGGCAGATGACCAACTGCCGCCGGGCGTGGCACACTACATCGCAAGCCACGGGCTGTACCGCGACGTTCCTGCGAGGACGTGA
- a CDS encoding coproporphyrinogen III oxidase (K00228: hemF, CPOX; coproporphyrinogen III oxidase [EC:1.3.3.3]), translated as MIDSQAVRAYLLGLQDRITDAIGAIDGQPFLTDAWEKPPTERLRGSGRTRILEGGTVMERAGVGFSHVSGDTLPPSASANRPELAGRSFEAMGVSLVFHPRNPYVPTVHMNVRCFLAVKPGAEPVWWFGGGMDLTPYYGNVDDCTHFHRTCKQALAPYGDELYPRFKQWCDEYFFLRHRNEARGVGGIFFDDFSALGFERSLAMMQSVGDAFLDAYLPILQARKDTPYGERERDFQAYRRGRYVEFNLVFDRGTLFGLQSGGRAESILMSMPPLVTWRYDWQPEPGSPEAALYTDFLPARDWA; from the coding sequence ATGATCGATTCCCAGGCAGTCCGTGCCTATCTGCTCGGCCTGCAAGACCGCATCACCGATGCCATCGGTGCCATCGACGGCCAGCCGTTCCTGACCGACGCCTGGGAGAAACCGCCCACCGAACGCCTGCGCGGCAGCGGCCGCACCCGCATCCTGGAAGGCGGCACGGTGATGGAGCGTGCCGGCGTGGGCTTCTCGCACGTCAGCGGCGATACCCTGCCACCCTCGGCCAGCGCCAACCGGCCGGAACTGGCCGGGCGCAGCTTCGAGGCGATGGGCGTCTCGCTGGTGTTCCATCCGCGCAACCCGTACGTGCCCACGGTCCATATGAACGTGCGCTGCTTCCTGGCGGTCAAGCCCGGGGCCGAGCCGGTATGGTGGTTCGGCGGCGGCATGGACCTGACGCCGTACTATGGCAACGTCGACGACTGCACCCATTTCCACCGCACCTGCAAGCAGGCGCTCGCGCCCTACGGCGACGAGCTGTACCCGCGCTTCAAGCAGTGGTGCGACGAATATTTCTTCCTGCGCCACCGCAACGAGGCTCGCGGCGTGGGCGGGATCTTCTTCGACGACTTCTCGGCGCTGGGCTTCGAGCGCAGCCTGGCGATGATGCAGTCGGTCGGCGATGCCTTCCTGGACGCCTACCTGCCGATCCTGCAGGCGCGCAAGGACACCCCCTACGGCGAGCGTGAGCGCGACTTCCAGGCCTACCGGCGCGGGCGCTACGTCGAATTCAACCTCGTGTTCGACCGCGGCACGCTGTTTGGCCTGCAGTCGGGCGGACGCGCCGAATCCATCCTGATGTCGATGCCGCCGCTGGTGACCTGGCGCTATGACTGGCAACCGGAACCGGGCAGCCCCGAAGCGGCGCTGTATACCGACTTCCTGCCGGCACGCGACTGGGCCTGA
- a CDS encoding phosphoribosylamine--glycine ligase (catalyzes the formation of N(1)-(5-phospho-D-ribosyl)glycinamide from 5-phospho-D-ribosylamine and glycine in purine biosynthesis~K01945: purD; phosphoribosylamine--glycine ligase [EC:6.3.4.13]) encodes MKVLVVGSGGREHALAWKLAQSPRVQVVYVAPGNGGTALDKRLQNVPLTDPEVIAAFAEREGVAFTVVGPEAPLAAGIVDIFRAKGLRIFGPTQAAAQLESSKDFAKAFMQRHGIPTAAYQTFSDATQAHAYIDAQGAPIVIKADGLAAGKGVVVAMTLDEAHQAVDMMLADNRLGDAGARVVIEEFLEGEEASFIVLVDGKNVLALATSQDHKRLLDADAGPNTGGMGAYSPAPVVTPALHARALREIILPTVRGMEKDGIPYTGFLYAGLMIDKDGNLKTLEFNCRMGDPETQPILARLKTDLVDVMEHAVNGKLDAVELDWDRRTALGVVMAAYGYPDAPRKGDAITGIPAETDDSVTFHAGTTLKDGTLLTSGGRVLCVVGLADTVKAAQRAAYAAVEQIQFDGMQYRTDIGYRAIKR; translated from the coding sequence ATGAAAGTATTGGTTGTCGGCTCGGGTGGACGTGAACACGCGCTGGCCTGGAAATTGGCCCAGTCCCCCAGGGTGCAAGTGGTGTACGTCGCGCCGGGCAACGGCGGGACCGCGCTCGACAAGCGCCTGCAGAATGTTCCGCTGACCGATCCCGAGGTCATCGCCGCCTTTGCCGAGCGCGAAGGCGTGGCCTTCACCGTGGTCGGCCCCGAGGCGCCGCTGGCGGCGGGCATCGTCGATATCTTCCGCGCCAAGGGCCTGCGCATTTTCGGGCCGACCCAGGCTGCCGCGCAGTTGGAATCGTCCAAGGACTTCGCCAAGGCGTTCATGCAGCGCCACGGCATCCCTACCGCTGCTTACCAGACCTTCTCCGACGCCACTCAGGCGCACGCCTATATCGACGCGCAGGGCGCGCCGATCGTGATCAAGGCCGACGGCCTGGCCGCGGGCAAGGGCGTGGTGGTGGCAATGACGCTGGACGAGGCGCATCAGGCGGTCGACATGATGCTGGCCGACAACAGACTCGGCGACGCCGGCGCGCGCGTGGTGATCGAGGAGTTCCTCGAAGGCGAGGAAGCCAGCTTTATCGTGCTGGTCGACGGCAAGAACGTGCTGGCACTGGCCACCAGCCAAGACCACAAGCGCCTGCTGGACGCCGACGCCGGTCCTAACACCGGCGGCATGGGCGCCTACTCGCCCGCGCCGGTGGTCACGCCCGCGCTGCATGCGCGTGCGCTGCGCGAGATTATCCTGCCGACCGTGCGCGGCATGGAAAAGGACGGCATCCCGTACACGGGCTTCCTGTACGCCGGCCTGATGATCGACAAGGACGGCAACCTGAAGACGCTGGAATTCAACTGCCGCATGGGCGACCCCGAGACGCAGCCGATCCTGGCGCGCCTGAAGACCGACCTGGTCGACGTGATGGAGCACGCCGTCAACGGCAAGCTCGACGCCGTCGAACTGGACTGGGACCGCCGCACCGCCCTGGGCGTGGTGATGGCCGCTTACGGCTACCCCGACGCGCCGCGAAAGGGCGACGCCATCACTGGCATCCCGGCCGAGACCGACGACAGCGTGACCTTCCACGCCGGCACCACGCTCAAGGACGGCACGCTGCTGACCTCGGGCGGGCGCGTGCTGTGCGTGGTCGGGCTGGCCGACACGGTCAAGGCGGCGCAGCGCGCCGCCTATGCCGCGGTCGAGCAGATCCAGTTCGACGGCATGCAGTACCGGACCGATATCGGCTACCGCGCCATCAAGCGCTGA